One segment of Myxocyprinus asiaticus isolate MX2 ecotype Aquarium Trade chromosome 41, UBuf_Myxa_2, whole genome shotgun sequence DNA contains the following:
- the LOC127431507 gene encoding amiloride-sensitive amine oxidase [copper-containing]-like: MRLSWILLLASLAAATSTLRSREWAHHGALMFADLSPREMNAVRDYLYSSSELGLTSAKDKTLKKNSILLMELHVPRKHEALRALDRGQAKPPRQARVVVQFGNQAKPNVTEYIVGPLPFPRSYHVKSFKGDRLIRFESRPISSVEYHHLNRVLEKIAAKTNKILHESTGFTFGNCTDRCLTFSDIAPRGLAPGERRSWVMLQKFVEGYFIHPIGFEVLINHKDLDPEKWAVDKIWYNGQYFDSVEELVEKYEKGTISKLKLPEHDEQDLFSTYIPRGHMNTRTNIHGAKLVEPQGHRYQVDGNFVEYAGWSFAYRVRSSAGLQIFDLRFNGERIAYEIGLQEAIAFYSGDTPAAMQTKYIDAGWMMGISDYELAPGIDCPEIAHFVDLYHYYDTDKPVRYKNALCIFEMTTGLPLRRHFNSNFQGGYNFFGGLENHVLVIRTTSTVYNYDYIWDFIFYQNGVMESRVSATGYIHATFFTENGLNYGAKVYNYVLGNLHTHLIHYKVDLDIAGRDNSFESIKLKYVNFTNPWSPEHTILQSKLHTTQHETERSAAFRFGKNLPKYLHFYNPNQKNKWGHKKGYRIQYNSHANSVLPRGWKEENGISWSRYPLAVTRHKDSEVTSSSIYTQNDPWEPLVTFENFIRNNENIVNQDLVAWVTVGFLHIPHSEDIPNTATPGNAVGFFLRPFNFFDEDPSLASRSTVIVRPDEKGQPKVQRWTPEVVGHCVSDKPFFYNGTYSGV, encoded by the exons ATGCGGTTATCCTGGATATTACTCTTGGCTTCTCTGGCTGCAGCCACCTCTACATTGAGATCACGAGAGTGGGCTCATCATGGAGCTTTGATGTTTGCAGATCTCTCTCCTCGAGAAATGAATGCCGTGAGGGACTACCTCTACTCCTCCAGCGAGCTGGGCCTCACTTCAGCAAAAGACAAAACCCTTAAGAAGAACAGCATCCTCCTGATGGAGCTGCATGTTCCTCGCAAACATGAGGCTCTTCGTGCGCTGGACAGAGGGCAGGCAAAACCTCCACGACAAGCACGTGTGGTGGTACAGTTTGGTAACCAGGCGAAGCCAAATGTGACGGAGTACATTGTTGGCCCCCTGCCTTTTCCGAGATCCTACCACGTCAAGTCGTTCAAGGGTGACCGGCTCATACGATTTGAGTCGAGACCGATTTCTTCTGTGGAGTATCATCACCTCAATAGGGTTTTGGAGAAGATAGCAGCTAAAACAAATAAGATTCTGCACGAAAGCACCGGTTTCACTTTCGGCAACTGCACCGACCGCTGTTTGACCTTCTCAGACATTGCTCCTCGAGGGTTAGCACCCGGTGAGAGGCGGTCATGGGTTATGCTGCAGAAGTTTGTGGAGGGCTACTTTATCCACCCCATCGGCTTTGAGGTCCTCATTAACCACAAAGATTTGGATCCCGAGAAGTGGGCAGTGGACAAGATATGGTACAATGGGCAGTATTTTGACAGTGTGGAAGAACTTGTGGAGAAGTACGAGAAGGGTACGATCTCTAAACTCAAGCTGCCTGAGCATGATGAGCAGGATCTTTTCTCCACCTACATTCCTCGAGGACACATGAACACACGGACCAACATACATGGAGCAAAGCTTGTGGAACCCCAAGGCCACAGGTACCAGGTGGATGGGAACTTTGTGGAATATGCCGGATGGTCCTTTGCCTACCGTGTTCGCTCTTCTGCTGGGCTGCAAATCTTTGACTTGCGCTTCAACGGGGAAAGAATTGCCTATGAGATTGGTCTGCAGGAGGCCATTGCCTTCTACTCTGGAGATACGCCAGCCGCCATGCAGACCAAGTACATTGATGCAGGGTGGATGATGGGCATCTCAGATTATGAGTTGGCACCAGGGATTGACTGTCcagaaattgctcattttgtgGACCTTTATCATTACTATGACACAGACAAACCTGTACGCTACAAAAATGCCCTCTGCATCTTCGAGATGACCACAGGGCTTCCTCTAAGGAGACACTTTAATAGCAACTTCCAAGGAGGTTACAATTTCTTTGGAGGACTGGAAAACCATGTTCTAGTGATTAGAACCACTTCTACAGTGTACAACTACGACTACATCTGGGACTTTATTTTCTACCAGAATGGCGTGATGGAATCTAGAGTGAGTGCCACTGGGTATATCCATGCAACGTTCTTCACAGAAAATGGACTGAACTATGGAGCCAAAGTTTACAACTATGTACTTGGAAACCTGCACACACACCTGATTCATTACAAAGTGGACCTTGATATTGCAG GGCGGGACAACAGCTTTGAATCCATTAAGCTCAAATATGTCAACTTTACCAATCCGTGGAGTCCAGAACACACCATTCTGCAATCAAAACTGCACACGACCCAGCATGAAACCGAACGCAGTGCTGCCTTCCGCTTTGGCAAGAATCTCCCCAAATATCTGCACTTCTACAATCCCAACCAAAAAAACAAGTGGGGGCATAAGAAGGGCTATCGAATCCAGTATAACTCACATGCCAATAGTGTTTTGCCTCGTGGTTGGAAGGAGGAAAATGGTATTTCATGGTCAAG ATACCCATTGGCTGTGACCAGACACAAGGACAGTGAGGTCACCAGCAGTAGCATCTACACACAGAATGATCCCTGGGAACCTCTGGTGACCTTTGAGAACTTCATTCGCAACAATGAAAACATTGTTAACCAG GATTTGGTTGCCTGGGTGACAGTCGGGTTCTTACACATTCCTCATTCTGAAGACATTCCCAACACAGCGACTCCAGGAAATGCAGTGGGATTCTTCCTTCGCCCCTTCAACTTCTTTGACGAGGACCCCTCGCTCGCGTCCCGCAGCACCGTCATCGTGCGACCTGATGAAAAGGGCCAGCCAAAGGTTCAGAGATGGACTCCAGAGGTCGTAGGTCACTGTGTCTCAGACAAGCCATTCTTCTACAACGGCACATACAGCGGTGTCTAG
- the LOC127431665 gene encoding uncharacterized protein LOC127431665 codes for MVIADNEIKLKDIQSRVVEDNRVFGNIAAIRITSISRTLAKHRVQMKQLYKVSLYRNGERIKELRRQYVQIVMDLEANQVPHEMIYVDEAGFNLAKRRWHGRHIIGKRATVTVPGQRGANITKCATISNNGALLHKCEIGPYNTDHLLLVLEDLHERLVPEVERGQDEEEFELEEEEFKEEQEEELEGEEEDESDEKEEEDKDQEQEEWFPRETLQVNSGLFAESFQNRAVCIKSPLFPAHAQHV; via the exons ATGGTGATTGCTGacaatgaaataaaactgaaggACATTCAGTCCAGAGTTGTAGAGGACAACCGTGTCTTTGGGAACATTGCAGCAATCAGAATAACATCCATTTCTCGGACTCTAGCTAAACACAGAGTCCAAATGAAACAACTATACAAAGTTTCTTTATATAGGAACGGTGAGCGCATCAAAGAACTCCGTCGCCAATACGTCCAG ATAGTCATGGATTTAGAGGCCAATCAAGTCCCACATGAAATGATCTACGTTGACGAGGCTGGCTTCAATTTGGCGAAAAGGCGTTGGCACGGAAGACACATAATTGGCAAAAGGGCCACAGTAACCGTGCCGGGCCAGAGAGGAGCCAACATCACCAAGTGCGCCACAATCTCCAACAATGGTGCACTCCTGCATAAATGTGAGATTGGCCCCTACAACACCGACCACCTTCTCCTGGTTTTAGAAGACCTGCACGAAAGACTGGTGCCAGAGGTAGAAAGGGGACAG GACGAGGAAGAGTTTGAATTAGAGGAGGAGGAGTTCAAAGAGGAGCAAGAGGAGGAGTTGGAAGGGGAGGAAGAGGACGAGTCAGATGAGAAAGAGGAGGAGGACAAAGACCAGGAACAAGAAGAGTG GTTTCCAAGGGAGACACTGCAGGTGAATTCTGGACTGTTTGCAGAGAGTTTCCAGAATAGAGCTGTTTGCATAAAGTCGCCCCTGTTTCCCGCTCATGCTCAGCATGTATAG